From Hevea brasiliensis isolate MT/VB/25A 57/8 unplaced genomic scaffold, ASM3005281v1 Scaf9, whole genome shotgun sequence, one genomic window encodes:
- the LOC131177807 gene encoding acetylajmalan esterase-like yields MASSKLTFTLFLCSFFVYVIPLGSNAHILKACEFEAIYNLGDSISDTGNLIQEDPASVFSRFPYGQNLYVNPTGRCSNGLLIIDFIAKSAGVPLLNAYLTNSTKTHGVNFAVAGSTALPVEVLAEKGVISPVTNSSLTVQLNWMHTHFNTTCHKSKDCVEKHRKSLFMVGEIGGNDYNYAFFQGKTIDDLKTMVPDVVKAIKDAVVRVIGFGATRIIVPGNFPIGCMPIYLTGFHSNDSNAYDEFHCLKELNNFSMYHNEQLQQAIKELQEDHSNVTIVYGDYYNAYKWILWKAAFLGFDPKSLQKACCGSGGDYDFSLATMCGAPNVPVCPKPGERISWDGVHSTEKAYFFMAGWLIRDIFQKLQCIV; encoded by the exons ATGGCTTCCTCCAAACTTACTTTCACCTTGTTTCTCTGCTCCTTCTTCGTTTATGTTATTCCGCTTGGATCTAATGCACATATTCTCAAGGCTTGTGAGTTTGAAGCCATATATAACCTTGGAGATTCAATATCTGACACCGGCAATTTGATCCAAGAGGACCCTGCTTCTGTGTTTTCTAGGTTTCCCTATGGCCAAAACTTGTATGTTAATCCTACAGGCAGATGCTCCAATGGCTTGCTCATTATTGATTTCATTG CAAAATCAGCCGGTGTTCCACTCCTTAATGCATATTTGACAAATTCCACCAAGACACATGGAGTGAATTTTGCAGTTGCTGGATCTACTGCATTGCCGGTGGAAGTTCTTGCAGAAAAGGGAGTTATTTCCCCTGTAACCAATAGTTCTCTTACCGTACAACTAAACTGGATGCATACCCATTTCAATACAACCTGCCACAAGTCCAAAG attgtgttgagaaacatagaAAATCTCTCTTCATGGTTGGGGAGATTGGAGGCAACGATTATAATTATGCTTTCTTTCAAGGCAAGACTATTGATGACTTGAAGACCATGGTACCCGATGTTGTTAAAGCCATCAAAGATGCTGTCGTG aGAGTCATTGGATTTGGTGCCACACGAATTATTGTCCCCGGAAATTTTCCAATTGGTTGCATGCCTATATACCTTACAGGATTTCACTCCAATGATTCCAACGCATATGATGAATTTCATTGCCTCAAAGAATTGAATAACTTTTCAATGTATCACAATGAACAACTCCAGCAAGCAATTAAAGAATTGCAAGAAGACCATTCAAATGTGACTATAGTATATGGAGATTACTACAATGCCTACAAGTGGATTTTGTGGAAAGCTGCATTCCTAG GTTTTGATCCAAAATCATTACAAAAAGCTTGTTGTGGGAGTGGAGGTGATTATGACTTTAGTCTTGCTACCATGTGTGGAGCTCCTAATGTACCGGTTTGTCCAAAACCTGGAGAACGTATTAGTTGGGATGGAGTACATTCAACAGAAAAAGCCTATTTCTTCATGGCAGGATGGCTCATTCgtgacatttttcaaaaacttCAATGTATTGTTtga